The segment TGGCAGACCCCTGCATATActcatcaatttattttttgattcgTTCATTTGAAACCTCTAGTCACGAGAATTATCTGTTTAagtaatataaaatgaaacaagaaGAAATACGAAAGGAGATTATGTACATGTAAAGTAACAAGTTCTTTATAGGTTGATTCGAAGCCTTTTCCCTTTTGAAGATTCTTGTTGCTGAAAAAACAGAACAAAATTGTATAATGTGATTCTTACAACATATGAATCAGATTCAAAAATTAATCATGTAACACGATAAAAATGTCTTACACATCGATGAAATAGCCACTATCGGTCAAGCATTTTAATCGCGGAGTATTAGGCAATAATTTGCTGAAGCGATCACAATATAACATTGCTGGATATGCCCCAGCAGAACTTCCAACAAGAAGAGCCTAATTGTACAACAAATTAAAAcgcaatattttttaaattctgttgcttggactctccaaaatgcatattttgtagAGTATCTGAAATATgtttattgatatttttgaagagttcgaGTGACACAGTTAtttatacaattgtatgataattaaataaagtaaGTTGACATACATTTTTGGCATCCTTTAATCCTCTTGATAACAAATCCTCAATCACTGCAGAAAAAATTCTTGCACCTCTAAAGTGAAGATTGGTAGCctaatattaacaaaaaaagtTTAAGTACATACATTGAAGCTTTTATAACCTCTAATAATGAATAGTAGCACCTTTACGCCGTTAAcaaacttataataatactaagGACTTGTCGCATGCTAATTCAAAGATGTAAGTAGTCTACCAAAAGCTCTTTGATACTTGTCTGATTAATCACACTGATTGAATCAACATATGTTTGATAAAGAGAATAATGTTATCCTTTGTAACATGAAAATGTGACTAGAAGTGTTGACTATTAAGTTATTAACCTTttcactacaacaaaataaaacCATATGGtaaattatgaatgaaattataatattatattgttttataataACATACAGGATCAACTGTTTCAACATCTCCGGTGAATGCTCCTCCATCACAATATGCAACCATAACTTTGTTCCAGTTGAACAAATCTACGTTGTATAAAGGTTATAATTAGTTCtgcaaaatataaattaaaatatctttcgaTAGTGAGAATTGAACTTACACCTATTAATTTAAGTTGTTAGTGATTAATTACCTGGATTAGCAATTTTATTGTTGCTGAAGTGACCTCTAAATTTAAATGGAACCATATATTTTGAAGAACCAAAAGAAGTAGTTGAACGATTTTGGCAGTCTCTCACATCTCTACACCATCCTCCtccctaataataataaaccaaaaaatgaaacaaattatAGGGTGTGACAAAAAATGCTATTTCTAGTGTTTGATTTTGGTACGTAAGCCACAAAAATTACTATtacaaagaatatttttatataacttagacaaattttcattttaaccgcttgaattatattattaaaatagacTGAGTTAGTAAATAAATGATCATTAATATAATCGTCCGAAACTTACAGAGAGGTGAATCATCCAGCTTTGAGCACCTTCTCCAAATCCTCTATCCAAGTAGTATGCTGGTGGGCTTCCATCTAAGCAGACTGCATCGAAATGAGGTCACAAGACTAGAAGACACTTTTAAAATAGGATATTGTTTTCATCTGTCTTATTTTACGTGACATTATTTTCGTCTGTCTTATTTTACGTGACATTGTTTGATTGAGCACCAagttaattttcatttaaaaaattataatctaaagtaagtcatatacatatatattcaatcATTTGGATatgtaaaatacataatttcCAATTCTATCAGGAAAGGGAGGGAAGGAATACTCAATTTAAAGTGAGTAAACAAAATTTCATACTTAATCTCATAGATACATATAGAATTCTGTCGAAAGTCGTATACACGGCTTGGAGGGAGAATTTTGTATCTTTTGATTCATAATTAGTCTAGAATCAATGAGCCTGGAAATTctgttttatttataatttttgtctTGTACCTTACACTAAGTAGAATTTCTTGCACATAGATTAGACTTTGAGTTAGAGGCGGAGCTAGAAGTCTGAGTATGATTAACAattgaaattataattataaaattcagaatatcataaatttaaaattttgagttcaCCTCGATCGGCTTTGAGTTGTATAAGTGAAAGAATTTACCTGCTCCTTTAGACACAGCATTCTTAACAATCGTTTTCTCAACAAAgtattcatcataattatatgTGTCCTTTTGTTGATTAGGTGCACTCTTTGCTAATAAAAAGGTCAATAATGAACAAAGTAGTAACAAAACAAGTGTGAAGGATCTTGTTGCCACCATTGTCCCACCTGAGAACATAATAAAAGTCAAGTGTGTTAGGGAATTAACAAGTTAAATAATATTGATCAAcactatattttataatatgaacATACACTATcgtctatatatatattgacatacTTACAAAGTTAGGCAATCCCACCAGATGGTGTAATAATGCAAGTgctatttatttacatatggTGCGTTTGGTttgaaggaatttttttttgggaaaaaataaGTGGGTGCTTagttattttatgatattatttggtaaataaataaataaaaaatattattccaaAGAATTTGTATATAATCTAGTCATATATTATTAAGATTAACATAATGAGTTATACAATGTGGGGTGGTGAGCTAGGGTTGGGGGTGGGATGACAGTGACAGAGCCAGAAGTTTTATTAAGGAATGTCAATATATAAAGAACTAAATTTACGAAGAAGTTATGGAATgttaatatgaaatataaaatatgttttttaccTAATCAGGAGTCGCTCAAGCATATTAGTGGCCTAAGGCAAAAATCAAACGGGGTTTTAAACATGAattgttaataaaaattatataattgatttcttctagttttcaattgataatataacaattcttattttaaattatttttcatgagataCAGTACTCCAAATGTGTCAAATTTGTTCTaataattccttcatttttaTGAGAAGTTTACTTTTTCTGCAAATAGTATccaatatttgttaaaaaataataacttatagcttattattattaaaaatgagacCGCTTAAATTTTGGGGGCCTAAGACCACATGTCTTTTTTTAACAATGTCGAGTCACCCCAGTACCTaactatacaatataatttttcaacgaAGGGATATCCCTTTTAAGTACATGTGGCCCCGGAACTGTTGGGTGGATGATGAGTATCAGATAATTCGTATGGAATGTCACTTGATAAATctaatttttctcaatttttactaaataaataataatttttaagaaactTATTTTTCTGGTAGAGAAAAGGTCTCAGATGGTTTTGAAACATGAGAAAATAGactaacattattttaaaaatattttcctccgTTCTTTAAAAGGCTGAGAAGtttttatatcatttaaatttcttcaaaatGAAAATATCCCCAAGAAaggattttatatatatatatatatatatatatatatggtaacTAATTGAAAGCAATGATCATACATAGTGTATGTGCAGTGTACCTTGTAGACTGTAGTTTAGAGCCTAATCACAAGTCTATTTGCCTAACTTttgcaaaataataattcatctATGACTTTAATGGTAGATGGGGATGGAatgttttttcttatattttgattgttttatataattctttttaattttaatattttaaattaaaattattgtatttaCTCGTTTTTAAACGAATGTATTCATGCATTTTATATGATTCAGTAGGAGTGGCTCAACATAATTCGAGGTCtaaagtaattttattaaaggtctaaaatctaaataaacTTTATctgtatttatttgtttttgtaaatttttagaTGTAAATTACTACTTgatatcttttatataaatgtttcttttaaatacttttttaattattatttttaagtaagatcttattaattaaatactgAAAAACATCGACAActattatatgaattattaacgtaattttataagtaatgAGTTGATAAACTTTAAAGATAAGAGTTAGAATCATATAATCTGATTCAAAAAGTTGATAACTTGATATAcctattttaatatgaaattaacaaagaaataaaaaatattgtaatgcACTTTGTTCAACACTTTTCGATTactaattcatatttttgaaagtgTATTACTCTAACTATCAAagatttgaagaaataaaatgcAAAAGGAGTTAAAAGGATAAATAATGTGAGTGTTAACAAAGAAATGTAAGAATCCAACATAATGTTTCCttaatttcttctattttaatgGGGTTaagatacataattttttatttataaaaaattgagCCATCCCAAAAATTGGGAGCCTAAGGCCAATGCCTTAAATTTTATAGGCAAGAGTCGGCCCTGTGAATTCAGCTAAATAAATATCATGTAAGTTTAATTAATGGTCAGAGGAATTTTAAATAACGTTGTTTAATAACTTTAAGTATTCACTTGGTAAAGTTATGAGTAGAATGATCTAGGTGAGAATTCAAATCAAGTATAAGGGTCTCTCAAGTAATTTCGCCTAAGAAATATAGGAAGACTTTGTGATGTTACCAGACTTtcctaaaatatatgtatttaattttaaatagaaaaGTACAATTTTGTAGACTTATTTGTCCAATAAGTGAAGCCGAACGTAGGTAAAATATTAATagtgtaattaaatatttgtaaaaggAAATATGTCGtttatgtcatataaattgagactaaaataatagtaattgtcATTAAATATCGTAGTACCATGTTAGGATAATGTATTATCGTAGTTTATTATAGTATACAATATACCTTGTACTAGTTTAGAGCCTAAACAGAATTAGTCTTTTGCCTaacttttctaaaataattaatgtatgagtgcattaattattaatatacttGAGAAGCAATTGAAGGAAAAATATACTTAAGCTTCCATCTAATACTAGCTCCAATTATTAGCTTAgtgtttataaaaaataaaataaaagagtacATTTAATTTGTAAGTGTCTGTGatgagaaattttttaaaactaggCAGCCTCATAGACTTGGTCAATAAATGTTCacgaataaatttttaaaacatcttGAGCAACATAAgattttgactaaaatttaaaaaatgcttCTAAAAGTgtgtttttcccaaaaaaaaagagaaaagctTTTgaataaaagtttattttttttctaaaagctTGTTCagacttttatttaaaatttttttataaataagtatttttaacATGCCAAGAGTTTGAACAAACAGGCTAATATATCAATTTGTTAAATTATAGGTCAAAACTTTGGTGAtttctaaattattatattaagttTTACTAGTATTCCTGGCGGCAAATTTCTATATCAAATATTaactatgattttttttctatctcTAAATGCATAGTATTTGTGATAAATTTgtttatcatataaaatataagatttttaTAGTATATTGTATGTTTTTGTCACTAGCTACAATGGAAACTAATATTGGTGACTGACTACTTAGTTTAATTAGTGACAATGTCTATTATCTTTAAAGTGAAGTTGAACAATCATAATTTTGTCATTGTAATGTCCTTTTATATaccaaaaaaaatgtttcaccattaaataaataaataaataagtgacAATTTTGAATATGTAGCCAAAACTTTCCTCTCATAGCTAAAAATATCACCTTCTTAGACATAATAATGTTATCACTACTTTCATCTTGTTGCTGAATATATTACCTTCATAGACATAATAATATAGtcacaactacaacaacaataaccaCAACAATCACAACAACGAAGGCGGTAGCAACAGCagcaccatcaccatcaccatcactacgaacaacaacagcaacagcaacaacaacaataacaatagcaacaacaacaacaacaacaacagcaatagcaacaacaacaacaacagcaatagcaacaacaacaacaacaattataattactaacatcaataacaacaatatcaataataataacaacatcaataacaataacaacaacaacagtaacaataacaacaacaacaaaaacaacaacaacaacaacaataacaataccATACACCAACAAtgacaataacaataacaatgacaatgatgatgacgacgacgacgatgatatAACACCTTGGTCgtagaacaaaatatttttagaaagaactaaTTTGGAAAGAGTCAAATCGAGAATTTGACAAGTTATGCTTAAGTTGTGATGcttaagttgtgaattttgGGTCaccttcaaatgaccataacatTCAGCACAAGATGTGTTAGATGACccataagatatcaaatgatATTGAATCCTCTTTCCAACTCCACCGAGTTTACTAAATTTCGAGTTCgaatgagggagatatgcccgtTTGAAGTCAATCTACACATTTAAGAGAATTTACCCCAATtaatgaggggtattttggtcttttcattaCCCCATCAgctttaaatgttttttttgtaatattttacgGGTCTAAACTGATTTGGGTCATTTTTCATAATCCTAAATTACACATGGGGTTTTAGAGGAGAGTTCAAGAGCAGAAACGGAAGAACGGTCAAGATTTCTTGTGAATCAAGAATTAGTTTCGCCAAGTCGAGGTATGTAAGTtttcatagtgttgggttcATTCATCCATATGCCAATCATATAAATTCACCCGTTATTTTGTTCTTGAGGTTGAATGATTTGAATTCTTTAAGAGTGTTCTTGAGATTTTGTTTTTCATGCTTGGTTtatgtcatgccccgagcctacatccAGGACGGAAttgacactcgagaaccatcCTTGGCTCCAAGCGAGCCCTTGTTCTAGCTCAACTCATAGTAGAAGACTTAAATAACAGGAAAATAGTTTCAAAAGATAAACTCATAAAATAACTTAGAATGTCTTGAAAGAACATTCAACTAGCCAAGATGGCAATACAAGATTCAACATAAGCTAATAACAAGATAATGACAAATGAACAAACCAACTGTCGATGAAGCCTCTAACAACTTAGATGGACACCGAGACAAAATTTACGACATTCTAATGAACTGGCtaataaagcaataaaaaggGGTCCTtcggaagcaaggaggctcaccaacaaaTATAAAACTCAACTAGAATAAACAATGCGTTTGATGCTGATCCTGATTACACGTATTTGCATCATAAAACGATGCAGACcaaatgacatcagtacattgaatgtacgagaaTGCGAGGGGAATACTAAAACAAGACATAAGTTTGAAAGGAACTGATATACAAGAAACTTAACTTATAACGACCATTTCTTTACGAAGGTATATGGATTCGGACGTTATAAGTGACTTATAGCGCCCACAATTTTCGGTGGTCGTAAAAAggcatttatttaattttaacgAGGGGATGATATCCAGTCGTTAAAGACAATAATATTCCATCAATACaactaaattattaataaaataaatatattacaaGCTTTTCCCGTCTCATTTTCCCACAATACCCTACTCACCCCCTTATACTCCCATGAGAAAATAAAAGGCAAAATCGTAGCAATATTTGTTTCCATAATGTCAGTTTCTTTTACATGTAAACGAGGAACAAGTGTGAGGAATCATAATAATTGTGATCACCATTTTAAGGGTTTGTCCTCCTGGAGTAAAGAAAAGCTTCGTTCTCcgtttgttttaaattttcaatttcgATTCTGAAGAAAAAAATCTCTACCCAagttttagttttaacttttcataaatttccTCGATATTTTGTTATTGATGGTCAATTTCTTTACCATTGTTCATCGGGTATGAACAAGCAAAACTCTTTCTGCTGTTAGCTAATCATTGTTCTATTGGTTTTTTATCACAAAtatatgttctttttttgtGATTTGATCATATGTAGTTGTTTATGGATATTCGATTAAAATTCAATCGGAGACCTTTTAGTGCGCCCAAGGTTCAAAcgttcaatttcttttttttttgatattcttcTAGTTTTCAAATTGTAGCCAGATGTATGTATACTTGGCTGgctcaataagaatttattctcaaattataaaaatatcaagttctttcttctctgGTAGCATGTCATCtcgtgtatttttttttgatactGGATACTGTTTTAAGACTTCATTGTAAAGTTTATGGAGTACAATTTTGTAGAAAATCTGAATTGGAGTATATGTTTTGGTACATTTAGAACTAATTTTGATCTATTATTCTGACTCTTGTATTACTTTTATCTTATAAATCCCACTAGCTTTtagaaatacaaattttataaagaaagtTTAAATTGACTAAAGTTACagtatatgtttttttctttatttgatataATCACAGTATGCAAACAAGCAACAACTtgacaacatgccatttcaagtgAACTTGAACTTACAAAACCAAGTGCAGAGGAACACAACACACACGTGGGCGGTTGAGTAGTGTTTGCCCCTCTGTAGTTTGAATGTCATTGCCTAGATCTATCCTGACCTCCCTTTTTCTTCATCCCCTTTTCCATGTGTgtatacctacaaaaggtaTGAAACTGAATTTGCTAAAATATACATAACCGAAAAGCAAGGATACCTGCTTCCTTTTCATAGTCATTAAAAGAGTTGATTGCTTCAGGTAGGATCCATTCAAGAAGGTTTTAGCATTTCCATCATCATCTTGATTAATTCAGCCAGATTTTATGAGCTTCAAGATGTTTCCTGATCCACAAAAGTTTTGACCCCATCAAGCTGCACTTGCTATATTTATTACCTCAATTGATGAAAGAGCAATTGAATCTTGCCTTTTAATTCCACATGAGTGAAAGATCAGCGCATAACATAATCCACTTTTGAGGTACTCAATCTATCAGCTTGATACTTAGCATAATCAACAACACCATGTACTACAAATCAAAAAGTCTCTCGATGGACAGAATAGGACCAGGTCCTCTATATTCTTCAGATGACTTAAGATTTTCTCAGCagccttcaaaatattttcctttgtaCATGTGTAGAGTCTTTGAACCCGATTGATCAGCATCCAGCTTCTAGTTAGTGCCCAGGAAAGTATGAATTGTCTATAAACCCAAAATATGAAACTCTTTCAGCAGCTTCTTTGAACTGTTACCAGGTTCTTTCTTTGATCAGACATCAATGACCCCTGAATGTTGTGCTATCTTTTTCTCTGTAGCTAAGCTCCTATGAGAGTATTCGACTAGTCCGTGCTTAGAGCTTCAGTCCACTTGATCTTCCTACTTACAAAGCTTCATGATGACATTATCCCTCTTTATCATTGTcttaacttcaaatattttacgCCATTTGAATAGCTCATTAATGTGCTTTTCTAGACAACCGAGGGTACCTTTCAAGGTGTGCTAAATCTGTAGCTCtaagaagaaatttaattctTCCATTATGCTTATTTCAACACTCACTTTCAATGAGTGAAATAGAAATAAGATATTCACACAACACCTCAAAGATTGCctcaaagattatatcatcaatatgtacCTGAATGATCAGCAGTTCCTTGCATATTGAATTCAAAAAGAAGAGTTTTTGACAATTTTACCTCTCTTGAGGACATTGTTGAGAAGACTTGGACAACCGATCAGCTTGTTGGGGAACCGACTATCAGAGtttgcttctttcaaactgagcTTGATTAGCTTCTTCATTCTCACCTTCAAAATTCACATTATCAGTTTGAACTGCATCATCTTTGTTCAAAACTGTCTAGAGGACCAAGTCCCTCATCAGGTTCATCATCTGCATCATCttctttgagattgttgaatTCATGAAGAGGATGTTCTTCAGCTAGCTCACTATTTAAACTATCTCTCTGATTTTGAAGCAACTCTTCTATCTCAGGAACTTCTTTCCTTGCAACTTCTAAAGActcatcaataaacacatgaCCATTTTTAGTATACCCCTGATAAGCCTTGCTGGAGGAAGAGTGTACCACAATTATTCTTTCATCAATATTGAGATCACTTCTCAAAATCATCATTATGGCCACACAACATGTAGTTTTTACCACTTCAGCCAAAAGTTCTTTGGaagattaaaattatgaatgtttCACCTGAAGGATATTCTGATCTGCTTCTTACTAAACATATGTCACAACCTTTGTCACTGCAAATATCCTTTCATGCAGACTGGGACCAGGCTCCCCGACACAGGTTTGTGCAGTAAAGCAACACACACATGAGGACGTCTCTTGTGTCATACCTCAACATTCTTACCTCGAGCATTAAGTTCAGTGAGACTTTTCTTGCCATCACCAAATGAGACACCTCCACTTTGAAGTGCCTTGAGAGAGAGGAAGTACAGTGATTTGAGCATCCACCATTCATGAATCGACACTGGTTGTTGCCACTTCCTCTCACAAGAATGTCATATCACGTGTTAGCCTTGGGAATCCACTTCAGTTGAAGTTCCTAGTAAGCGGATAAAGGAGTGATAAGAGAATTCTTTGTCCAGTGAGGCAGACTGATATTTTTCAACTTAGGAACAGAAGCAAGACCAGGTCCCTTCTTCTGCAAGTTCTTCTGTTGGCCATACAcaggaccaggtcccttcttCAGCCTATTCCGTGGTTTGGAATAGTTTGATGAACTTTCTCCACAATCTTTAAACGCAGGACAATCTCTTTTGCAGCTCAGATCTCCTTTTATGTTGTTTCCTTGATCGAGTATATTTGTAAGGATCTTAGTGGAATTAGTCCATTTGAGGGAATTTTCAAGTTCCTCTTTTACacggaccaggtccctctcCAATGCATGATTTCTCTCGAAAGCCACTTTAATCTTCATTTCAGCAGTATGCAGCTTATTTTCAAGGTCCAGCTGCAATCTGCTAGCCTCATTCTTTCCTTTAAAAATTGTAGTAGTCGCCCCTTTTATCTTTTCCTTTATTTCTAGATTTTCTGTTTCTGGAACAACCATTTGACTTTCAATATCAGATATTTGGGCAACTAAAGCAATTTTTCCATCTTGAAAGATGTCTAGGTTGTTGTTTACGAGATCCTTCTCATCTTTCATCTCACTTATCAAATCAAGTAATACAACATCCAACTTTCTCAACTTACTAGTAGAAAAGGTATTCAATTTTTGCTTGAAATAAGATAGAGTTACCTTTTCATCAGAATCTTCCTCGTCTGACTTTGCCAAAAAACTATTATCTGTGTTTTCAGAATCATCTGAATCACTTGAGGATTTTTCCCATGCAGCCATTTCTCTTTTTACTGCCCCGAAGAAGACTTCTCTTCTGCTTATCTTGGGACAGACCTGGTCCCCTTCTTTGTCTTTACCTTCTGCAGTCTTGACAATAGGAACAGGTTCTTCAAGGAACATGAGCTCATATGTGATGTTGGAGAATCTGGTGCGCACTTCATGAATGAGTTCACCATCATTcatggtgaaatcttcaaacTGAGTAGAAAAGAGATCTAGCTTAGATTTCCTTATTTCCTCAGTGCCCTCATAAGTTGTTTTTAACAGATCCCAAATTTCCTTGGCTGATTCACAAGGTGAAATAAGATCGTATTCATTTATACTAAGGCCACACATCAATAGCTTCCTTGCTTTATGATTTTTCTGGACTAATAGTCTGTCTCAGTCATtaaattgttttctagttttggGAATGACTCGTGTGACCTCTCCATCTTTAACCTCCATAGTTGGCACATAAGGACCTTTACATATGACGCCTCATACTTCACTGTCCTCAGCCATGAGATAGTCTCTCATCCGAATCTTCCAATATTTATAGAGCTTACTATCAAACAGTGGAGGTCTTGTGGGAGACTAATTTCTTTGCTTATTTAGTAGTGACGCCATTTCTCGCAGGAACTTCTATCTTGGTGTTAACCGGATAGAGAgcacctgctctgataccacttatTGGAATATGTGCGACCACTACCAGTCAAcgaaccaggtcccttgacacagcaAGAACAGTGCGGAATATTAAACAATATAAGAAACACAACACAAgcagtttacgtggaaacctccttgctcaaaggagtaaaaccacgacctgttgcacaggatttacaaccgtcttcactaatcttctcaagcaaaagcgAAACCCAGTCACAatcaatgtgagaaaaagttagtaatctcacgatcaagtaatctacctattacttgaagagcctaagcggatacaacaccgcccactaaaccacctaactctagatgacttagaatttgactaagcaacaaaccaatgttgcccactaaatcagttagccttaactgatttagacttttacaaacccaaaacaaatatctgaatcctttatagattaggaacaGATTTACAATGTAAGTACATAGACACAAAGCTCTAAATACAACAAAGATTCTTCTTTACTCTATCAGGTCCTTCTGTTGAGTTGAGCaatgttcttccttgaagatggccttctgttcaagcttgtgaattttcagagaaaatccaagtttaatttgccaagtcttgaatttgtgtttgttggaaagagataatataatttCCCACAAATTCGTTGAAGTCATCCCATTGGCTGAAGGCCTGCTGTTGGAAAAGATATGCACCTACCGTATCAGAGATGACAGTTTTTCTGGCAGCTGTCTTTTCGTCCTTTTCACGTCGCAGTCTTgcgggtaccaggtcccttgcttgcgggaaccaggtcccttgcaaacttctatatgagttcttgaaaaggcttgctggctgacttccttctttggatgaatgaatataatatggtgtttgtcatgctaaaagtatcaaacatacagagttattatccgttggacaaacaccctcctccattctgattggtgtagtacaCTGACGCCTTACCAACCTCTTACATGACAGCTTTACAGATGTAACCAATTATGTATCTGATGG is part of the Solanum pennellii chromosome 8, SPENNV200 genome and harbors:
- the LOC107027435 gene encoding uncharacterized protein LOC107027435; this encodes MCGLSINEYDLISPCESAKEIWDLLKTTYEGTEEIRKSKLDLFSTQFEDFTMNDGELIHEVRTRFSNITYELMFLEEPVPIVKTAEGKDKEGDQVCPKISRREVFFGAVKREMAAWEKSSSDSDDSENTDNSFLAKSDEEDSDEKVTLSYFKQKLNTFSTSKLRKLDVVLLDLISEMKDEKDLVNNNLDIFQDGKIALVAQISDIESQMVVPETENLEIKEKIKGATTTIFKGKNEASRLQLDLENKLHTAEMKIKVAFERNHALERDLVRVKEELENSLKWTNSTKILTNILDQGNNIKGDLSCKRDCPAFKDCGESSSNYSKPRNRLKKGPGPVYGQQKNLQKKGPGLASVPKLKNISLPHWTKNSLITPLSAY